Within Telopea speciosissima isolate NSW1024214 ecotype Mountain lineage chromosome 8, Tspe_v1, whole genome shotgun sequence, the genomic segment CTAAGACATGAAGCTTATGCCTTGCCGCAAGTGGattatcttcttctatttctctccttctctgtttctGCAGCACAAAGAGGTAAGTGGTGTGTTGGATATTCCTCCCCCCCATTCCCCATCTTTTCTTCCCCTCCTCTCGGCCAGTAGGGATTCTATTCTTAAACCCCCAAACTTCTGCTTTTCTTCTAGCCTATTCTCTGTCAAATTTCGATCTTGGCTTGCAGCCAATTCTTGGCCTGCACCAATAAACATGAAGCAACATGAATGTTGGCCTTGGCATTTAGttcctttcattttttggatattttagaTCTCATGTCTAACTAGTTTTcatcttgtatatatatattggaaCTGCAAACAGTAGATCATGTTTGTAGTTGAGTATCTAGCCCAGGTTGCATATAGGTTACAAAGTAGTGGTAGAGTATCTAAGTTTCTTCCCTGttaatatttcttttgttctattctcattatatatatagagagagggATTGGCATGCTAGCAGGCAATACCAATGGGGGCGTGTGATGGGGCATCATACAGGAGGGGCAGGGGTCATTtcgaaaggggggggggggggggaaagagtgATATAGACATACACGCAGATGGTGTGCCAAGACTTTTCCAATATATACGATGATATTGTGAAATTTACATTCCCTCCAGGTTCATATGTGTCATGCACCCAATCATTCATAATATCAGGAAGAAGTAATAATCATCCTCAACTAAATCCTTAGTTTCAATACTCTCCTTTGTTTATGGAAGTGACAAAGGATATGAAGTTCCTACTAAGAGGTGGAGCAGATTACTGGTTAGCCACCAAATGCTGCACAATGCCACATAATAAATACAGTTATTTTAGGCTGTGTTTgctatgcattcttggaatgcattccaggtcaattttgcattcttgggtgataaaaatagttgtttttatcgtctgagaatgcgaaatcgacctggaatgtattccaagaatgcataccaaacacaacctcaGTCTACATACCAATAAAACACAATATTTACTCATAGAAACAGGTTTATCAGCCCGCATGTGATCCCAAcaggattttcttttttcagttaTGAAATAGTTAGTACTGGTTAATTAATTGGGTAAAACACTTTTATCATCCAAACCTGAGGCACCTTTTTCCTTTCCTCAACTACAAAGCTCTTTCCCACGCAGTAGGAATTCTAAAAATAGCACCACCAGTGAGCAGttgttttcctcttcttttctgttcATTAAAGACTTCAGTTAGAAGAAAACTCAAGGTCAGAAGATTTAGACGGCTCCGATCTAGAAACTTTGGTTGAATTTCAGCCCTGGATTGCAAATCCCTCCcccataaaaaagaagaaggaaaataacctaaaaggagaagagagcaACACTGGATCTTATGGCAAAGGGCTTCCTCATTCATGAGATAAAGGGATACCGGTACTGTTTCATTGAACCTTTGACTATGGATGTCAAACTATACCCAGGCTAATCCCATCCAATATGTTTTTATACAGATCAAACTGTTAGAGACCAGAGGAATAGGTAGCATACATTTGGGGAGATTTTGGATACAATTATTTCAACCAGAGGCCATCTGCCCAGATAAAAATATACAATGCATAATGCACATACTCTTCATTAACCATCATCCAAACCTTTATAAAGAAGATCTAGTGTTTGTTTATGTACGTCGGTTCCCTCATTAGTTACATCAAGAGTACCATGACCCAAAGACCCCAAGTAAACTTTGTCATAAGCTTTAATAGTTAGACCTGCAGCAAGGAACTGTTCTACCTCATTTACAAAGCGTTCTGTAGTTTCCATTAAGAACCCTTTTGCAGCATCAGATACCAAAGCCTTGAACTCTTCTCGTTTTTATTCAGGTGTACATTACAAAGTTCAAGTTCATTTCTGCAATATAATTTAGAAAAAGTATAAATTCTTGGCTTGCTCATACAAACAATTTTGTCAGCTTGACCATATTTATGATTCTTACATGAACCTTtcaaaaaaactaatttttaatgAGCCTGCAGGTGTTCACAGTACTAATGTTTTTCGTATTACAAAGTAAAATGGTACGTTGGATGGTTAAACAATAAACACCATCAGATAAGCTACctcccatttaaaaaaaaaaaaacttcccatATGATATTGAAATTTACTGTTTCATGAAAGATCCAACCATATGTGATGTACAAGAATCTCCACATCCTCCACCTATAAAAGCATTCATAAAGAAAAAACCACAGCTAGAATCTTGTCgtgaaaggagagaaaataaggaGCAGGTAAACCATTCAAAAAGAGGCCCAACCCAATTGCTTAAGCTAGAGAGGCACAACTGGTATTTGAAGGCATCCAAGGTCCCAAAGTTTCccaatgtgggattattccCAGCACTCCCCCTCATGTGTTACCCTTCTATTGGGTTGTAGAACacatggcataagtggcccctcTTTTGGATGAATGTATGCAGATGATCATTACTGGTTGCCCTGGTGGCTCTTATACCATCAAATTTGAGAAGACAGTACTGCAGCAGCAAAACTGATTACATTGCTAGAATCCATTGAATGGTTTAAATAAAAGTTACAacgaaaagaaatagaaacccAGCCTGAAATAGAAACCTGGTCTAACACAATACTATCCTTCATAAACTAAATCCATACATATCGATACAACAATGAGTTGTCCCTTGTTACTATTTCTTCTTACAAATGGACTTGCTGTTTACCTTGAATTGTACAAAGAGACAACTTCAGAAACTCATTCTTTGAGCAATTTCAATCTGTTCCTTCAAAGAACCATCAAGTTTCTCGACAAGATTCAATAAAAAACCATCTGCACCATGCTTGGCCAATAGAGACACTGCCACCGGAAGGTTATCATACATTCCCAGAGGTATATTCACCTGCAATTTAGAAGTAACACATGAAGTATCACATCTGTTACAAACATTCTCTAATAACTAGGATGAGATACAATCGTCTTTTGCTGTTAAATGGCAGGGCTAGGGGATACTACCTGGCAAAACCCAGAAACACTAGCGATAGACAGCAAGCTGAATGCTCTAGCACCAAAATTTTCAACTGTAACATTCTCTGTTTGCAACTTCAATGGAGGCCCAGGAACTGTAGGAATAGCAAGTATACCAAATTCCTACAAAACAATTGCAGAAAGGCATAAGTGAACAGAAGTGAGATCATAAGCATCAATTTTACAGCAGCAGGTAGAGTCCAATTTAAGCAAACTTCCCCAAGAATTTCATGTACATTCCAGTGAATTAATCAGCAAACTTATATCTCAACTCGAGTAATCAACAGTGCTTCAAACCAGtcggttttttttgggggtggagatggtggtgttgtgctcatcacttgaaGAAAACTGCAGTCTCAAAgaacttttcttttgtttaagaAATTTTCCCTCATTTGCCCTTTGGTTAGAATTCTTGTTTCTGACTCTCCTCTTAGGAGGTGTTTGGTACTCTCTCTGTTTATTTTGTTGTTGTCTTTGTTGTTATCAAAGAAGGGGAAATTTGGTGGTAAAACATCCAAGGTTTAGATGTTTTTTGTCAAATAATTAATTCAGAAGAAGGTCAGTAATTTCAGttatttaaattcctaaatgaATATATTTGAATAAATTGAAAGATATTTATAAAGAGATTAGTTATTTAAGATTTAAATTACACAAAATATCAATTCCAAAAGAATTGATGACGATGCCAGGTTGCTTAGCTGGTTACAGTCATAGCGCTGTTTACAGAATGTTGGATTGAATTCTATCTCCATATACCAACTTGTGAACTTATCACCAACCACAAGTCCCTTCCCAGCCCCCCCACCAAAATATACAAATATGTTAAGATATTAAATTTAGGGAAGGCTTTAGCATGATGTGCAGCACATCTACCATGTGGTAGCTTAGGAGGCACCAAGAAAACACAAGTAGGTAGTCCCCACCTCTGATAGTCATTTATCAAATTCAGTCCAAATGATTGTGCCAAATGGCAAGGTAAATTCATCTTCTTTCTTGCATATTTCAATCTAAAATTCACAATCATATGGGCCATATGATTAACATGGGATCGACGGCTCAATATGAGGCCATTAAAGAGGGGAAACCCTATCCATCTGAAGGTCTTGATtggccacatcatcactcaatGTGGCTCAATTCATCTCCTGCTAAGCTTATAAAGATTTGTTCCTTTTTtgtgggaaaattacactgagAAATTAATCAACAGAATCAAAAGCAAATTTTAGTTTAAAGATTGAATAATCAGTACAGACAAACATGACCTATTTAGTTAATTATATAACATACAGACCCAAGGAAAATTTATTaatcaaacaaaacaataaCAAAGTAAGAAGTTAATCAGAAACATTACAAAATCTTGAGAGAGAGTACCTCAAGCAGGTCATTAAGAGCAGCACGGAGTTCATTCCTAACCGTATGAAAGTTGTCAATGTTTTCACTTGTTGCCATAAGGCATTCCTGTACTTGTTCTGATATGTACGGACCAAAATCAGGTTTAACTGAACTGATCCATTCTTCATGGTTAATTTTGAACTCATACCTACACTTCAACATGATAATTGCATTATAGAGAAATCAatattgtttcctttttttttttaatttttttggaggggggggggggggaaagaaaatGCTATCTTTTACATTGCAAGACATCACAAACAGTATCGCAGTTCTGTTCAGGATACATACCTCACATGCATACTCCTGGCTCTTGACATGGCAACTAATGATGGTATATTAGACTCTAGTTGATCATTGCCTTCACCCATAAATTGCTTCAAACTTGGAACTTTATCCTTAATGTAATCACCAAGGTTTGTATGCCTAATAATTTGAcctaaaatagaaagaggatGAAGTAAACCACTTAATTAAAATCCCATTGAAAAGAATGCAGGCAGAACCATTGTCAAGGACTGCATGCCACACGATCAAGAATTTACCTCCAAACAACTTTTCAATAGACTTAAGAAGAACCTGGGTCACACGATCACTGGGAATGCTCAGAAGTCGGAAACAATCATCTGCAACAATAACGTGACTTGGTTGTACCATCTCCACATTAGGCAATTGCTGTAGAACACGCCCTACTTGATTCAAGATCACAGGATCCCTTGCAAACCATCCTAGATGACGAATGTGTCAACAAATAGAATTGCAGGAAAAAGGTCCCAAGATAACTAATAAACCACTAAACTACAACACACTCTCTCTGCTACAAGCAGACTTCATCCAAGTTTAACATCAAACTGCAAGTATAGTACGATTAGTGAAACAAGCCAAATATTTTTCCTACCTTGTTTAAAGGGTATATATTCATTACACAGCACCATAGAGAGCACCATAGAGAGCACTCCTCTATATGCTCCACTCTTTTTGAGTCACATGGAGTAGCTCCTTTGGATAGACCAACCGTTGGACGAGCAGGCCCAACGTTGAATTAGGCATATGTCAAGTTTTGGCCCCCATCTGCACTATATGACCTATCATGATAGGACATCTACTATTGTATTCTCAGTGGTAAACTTAAGTTGCCCAAAGTTTAATTTTCAACCAATTTTTTATGCTTCATATCTCCACATGTGAAGAAGGATTTCATTGAAACTTGCCAGACTGATTGATGACGAACTGGACAACACATACTATAAATTTTGATCCCAAAAATAGCTGCAACATGGTAGATATTGGGCCCGTCGAGAGAAGCTTCTCTGGATGGGCAATACAGTAAAATCATGCCTTAATATGAGGGATCATTCAGGCTATTAAccatgagaaaagaa encodes:
- the LOC122672830 gene encoding amidase 1-like gives rise to the protein MAAVESDFGAFTEKFVLSPPSTDSTQQLPLNGLTFAIKDIFDVEGYVTGNGNPDWARTHLPAVSTATAVLAILNAGATCVGKTVMDEMALSLFGENTYYGTPVNPCAPDRIPGGSSSGSAVVVAAKLVDFSLGTDTGGSVRAPAAFCGIYGFRPSHAIVPTSGVIPLAQSFDTIGWFARDPVILNQVGRVLQQLPNVEMVQPSHVIVADDCFRLLSIPSDRVTQVLLKSIEKLFGGQIIRHTNLGDYIKDKVPSLKQFMGEGNDQLESNIPSLVAMSRARSMHVRYEFKINHEEWISSVKPDFGPYISEQVQECLMATSENIDNFHTVRNELRAALNDLLEEFGILAIPTVPGPPLKLQTENVTVENFGARAFSLLSIASVSGFCQVNIPLGMYDNLPVAVSLLAKHGADGFLLNLVEKLDGSLKEQIEIAQRMSF